DNA from Thermodesulfatator atlanticus DSM 21156:
ATCATACCCCCAAGCAAAAGCCCGAAAAAGAGAATGGTTACCGGCTCGATTATGGTGAGAAATCTCTTAGAGGCAACTTTTACTTCTTCTTCACAAAGAAAAGCCATGTCTTCAAAGGCCTGGGCCATATCGCCTGTTTCCTCACCAAGGCTTATAAAGTTTACCACAAAATCAAAATTGCCGGGAAAATGGGAAAAAAGCCGCGGAAGGCGTGCGCCTTCTTTTAATTCCTGGGCTGCGTTCAGGAAAAAGCCCTTAAGAATGTGAAAACTGGGAATGCGCGCGGCAAGTGAAAGGGCCTGAGGGATAGAGACCCCGCCTTTTACCATCACGGCAAGGCCACGGAAAGTGCGCGCCATGTCCGCCAAAAAGAAAAGAGGCCCAAAAAAAGGGAGCCGCAAAAGGATTTTTTCGGTCTTTTTACGGCCTTCAGGTTTTCTTACATACCACCTCAGGAAGAAAAACAGCGCCAACAGGGCAACCAAAAAAAGCCAGCCCCAATCATGCCAAAATGAGCCCACTTTTAAGAGTATTCGTGTTATCAAAGGGGGTTCTACCCCTATTTCGTCAAAAATAACACCAAAACGCGGAAGGATATAAACAAGCACTGTTTGCACGGCGATAAGGCCAAAAATCACCAGAAAAGCCGGATAAAGAAGGGCCGACTGAAGCTCCCGGCGAAAGTTGCGTTCTTCTCTTAAATACCGACAGAGATCAGCTAGCACCTCTGGCAGGGCACCGCTTATCTCCCCGGCTTTTACAAGGCTCACGTAAAATTCCGGAAACACTCCACTTTCAGCAAGCGCTGTGGAAAGGCTTTCCCCTTGCTCAAGCTTGCGTTTTAAGTCTTCGGTTATTTCAGCAAGAAAGACTTTGCCTGTTGCTTTAAAGACGCGGGTCAGAATGCCAAGGGCCCTATCCACCGAAACTCCCGAAGCCAGCAGGCGTTCCAGTTGTTCGGTAAAAAGAAGCAGGTCTTCTTGTTTTTTAGAGGCAAAAATCCTTAGGCGAAGGCTTCGTCTGGTGGGTTTTACTTCCAGGGGAATAAGGCCCTGGGCGCGCAGGGCTTCAAGGGCCTCGGCAAGCTCTGGCGCTTCGATCTCGCCACGCTTTAAAAGGCCGTCTCCTGTAGTGGCAACATATTTATAACGCATTTTGATGTTTAATCTTAAGGGTTATTGAAAAAACTTCTTTCCCTGTGCGGGTATTTTTCGTGACCGTAGTCATGAACTTGGCCTCGGCAAATAAGGGCTCAGTGTTGAGTATTTTTAACACTTCAAGGGCGTTGTCCCCCTCTGCCCACAGGCGGATTTCGTCTGGTGCGCGAAACTCAAGACGCCTAACCCAGGTATGTTCTGGAATAAGCTCAGCAAGCTTATTTAACACAGAAACAAGGTCTATTTTTTCTTTTTCCCAGGTGGTAATGACTTCTTTAATCTTCTGATAGGATTCTTTTTTCTTTTGAAAGGCCTCTATTTCGGCCAGTGATTTTTTAAGGTCTTTTAATTCCA
Protein-coding regions in this window:
- a CDS encoding type II secretion system F family protein, which codes for MRYKYVATTGDGLLKRGEIEAPELAEALEALRAQGLIPLEVKPTRRSLRLRIFASKKQEDLLLFTEQLERLLASGVSVDRALGILTRVFKATGKVFLAEITEDLKRKLEQGESLSTALAESGVFPEFYVSLVKAGEISGALPEVLADLCRYLREERNFRRELQSALLYPAFLVIFGLIAVQTVLVYILPRFGVIFDEIGVEPPLITRILLKVGSFWHDWGWLFLVALLALFFFLRWYVRKPEGRKKTEKILLRLPFFGPLFFLADMARTFRGLAVMVKGGVSIPQALSLAARIPSFHILKGFFLNAAQELKEGARLPRLFSHFPGNFDFVVNFISLGEETGDMAQAFEDMAFLCEEEVKVASKRFLTIIEPVTILFFGLLLGGMIISILLAIFDIRLGV